From the genome of Reinekea thalattae:
GCTGAATTCTCAGAAGGGCATTACGTACAAATCGAAATGGCTGCAGCACTTAAAACCAGTAAAGAGCCAGAACTTGCGAAATCATTTTTACAATTTTTGATCAGTACAGAAGCACAAGCTGTTTTAGCCAGCACAAACTGGATGCAGCCTGTACTTAAAGATGCAGAAACACCGGCCGCGTTTGACAAGCTAATCACACCAAAAACAATCTATACGCCAAGCAGTACGGTTTATAAAAATCGTAAGCAGTGGCTACGGGAATGGCGTTCATCGGCTAGCTAAGTCATGACTTTGTTAGCAAGATTGACCACGGGTTTTTTATGCCTAACGTTAATGCTTTGTGGTGCTGGTCTTTACCTGCACCCAGGCATTGGCAGCCCGTGGCTGCAGTATTTTGATTCATGGCTAGTCTCGATCGTCCAATTTTCTATCTGGCAGGCTTTTTTATCTGCATTTTTTTCTGTGTTGATTGCGACTCCTATTGCATGGTTTCTTTCTCGGCAGGCTTTTCGCTTTCAGTGGGTGTTAAAGAGTCTGTTCAATTTATTTTTTATCATGCCGACACTGATTATTATTTTAGCTGTTGTCGCTGCCTACTCTGATTGGATTAATGTTTTTAGCTTAAAAGGCATTTTAATCGCTCATCTTTATATTAACGGCCCCTTTGCTATCCGGTTAATTTGGCAATCACTTGAAAATATTTCTCAAGAAAAATACCAGCTCGGACGGTCGATTGGCTTTAATCAAAAGCAACAATTTTATTGGATTGAGTTACCTGTTTTGTTACAGGCTATAAAACCTGTATTTCTGCTAATTTTCATTTTTTGCTTTAGTAGTTTTACCATTGTTTTAACACTTGGCGGCGGCCCTGCAAATACCAATTTAGAGGTTGCGGTTTATCAGGCGCTAAAACTTGATTTCGACCCAAAAGCAGCGGTTCTTTATGCGTTGATTCATTTTTTGTCGACAGCATCGATCATCTTATTACTCGGTAAAAGAGCGTCATTTAAAATGGAGTATGAACGGCTTGTTAAGCATATAAAGCCAAGTTCAAACCATATGCAGCGGCTGATCATCGGCGTGCTGTTATTGGTCTTGTTGTATCCTGTGACCTCTCTAGTTGCTCAAGCATTTTCTGAGCCGTGGATTGGTTCCTCTCGGTTGTTAGCTGCGTTGACTACCAGTTTTGTGATCGCATTATTCAGCGCCATGCTCAGTATTCTGTTGTCTTTAGGCCGAGCTTTTAGTCAGCAGCGTCGGCTTAATTTACTGTTAGATTATGGCTTGAACATTTTGCCCGTTATGGTGATTACCACAGGGTTGTTCTTATTGGTTTTAAAGTTAGGCATTGCTTTTAAAGTGACGCACCTGTTGATTATTTGGGTCAACGCGCTGATGACCATGCCGTTGCTCGTTCCGATGTTGCGTAATCGAGTCAATGTGTATCAGCAGCGTTATGCCGTTATTGCCACAGCTATTGGCATGCCGTTAGCCACCCAATTTAAGTATATATATTGGCCTGCCATTCGCGGCCAGATACCTTGGAGCGTTGCACTAGCCATGGTGTTGTCGGTGGGCGACTTGGGCGTTAGCGCTATGGTTGGCTCGGTGAATTTTGTCACATTACCTATTTTGATTTATCAGGCGATGGGAAGTTACCAAATGATCTTGGCGTCACAGCTGACGTTGTTGTTATTGGTTATCTGTGCGCTGATTTTATTAGCCGCTGAATGGCTTGGAGAGAGAAAAGCGCATGTTAAAGGTCGATAAACTGACAATCCAACGAGATGCTCAATCGTTTTGTTGGGATTTCCAATTAGCCGAAGGTGAATTATTGGCGGTAGTCGGTCAAAGTGGCGTCGGTAAAAGTACCTTAATTTCGGCATTGCTCGGCTTTCAGTTGCCGTCTTCTGGTGATCTAAGTTGGCATGGTCAACCCTTGACTCAATTATCCGTTGCACAAAGGCCGTTTGGCGTTTTGTTTCAGCAAGATAATATCTTTGAGCATTTAAGTGTTTATCAGAATATCGCCTTTGGCTTGCAAACGCATGGCAAACTAAACGCTGTTGAAAAGCAACAGCTGTTGTCAGCTGCCGAACGTTTCAACCTAAGTTCGTTACTTAAAAAACGGGCCAGTGATTTATCTGGCGGAGAACAACAAAGAGTTGCCTTGGCTCGTGTGTTTTTGCAGAACAAACCCATTCTATTATTGGATGAACCGTTTTCTTCTCTAGATCCGTCGTTGCGTGAAGAGGGTATGGGCTGGGTGCAAGATATGCGCAAAGAGCAAAATTCAGCTGTGATACTGGTGACGCACCACCTCTCAGAGATAGAGCATAAAGTCTCGGCAGTTTTGCATGGACACAGTGCTGATTCATGGCTATTTACAAGACTCTGCTAACTTATCATGATGTATCAGTTAACAGGTTTCGCGACTAGCTCTCTTGCTAGGCGTATTAATTTTTAAGGCGATTTTATGATTAATGTACAGCACGGTAACCAAGGGATTGCTATTCAGGTTGTGACCGAACGTCACTATGACGATTGGCTCGATGATCAGCAACTACAAACTAAAAACTGGCTAACCTTCAGTGGTTTTAAAACACCAGGATACAGCCTGATACCGAATAGTGAAGGTGAGTCGTCCTTTGTTTTGGTGGTTGTTAAAGATACACAAGAAGCGTCGATTTGGAACTTTGCGAACTTGGCGGTTGCATTGCCTGCCGGCGATTATTGTTTCTCTGGCTCGCCATCGCAACAGGCAAACTTTGCTCTCGGTTGGGCATTAGCGCAATATCAGTTCGACCGTTATCTGAAATCTGATAACGAGCAAGCCGTACTGTACATTGAAAATCAATCCTCTTATCAGCAAGTGCAAGATCAAGCCGAAGCGGTGTTTTTAACCCGAAATCTTATCAATACGCCAGCTGCGGATATGATGCCCGAACATTTATCGCAACAGATGCAAACGCTGGCCGAACAATACGATGCAGAATTTGACGAGCTGGTTGGAGAGCAATTACTGGAGCAAAATTACCCAACAATTCATATGGTCGGTCGTGCTTCTGTTCACGATCCTCGATTATTGCAATTGCATTGGGGCGATGAAGATGCTCCTAAGCTAACGCTTGTTGGCAAGGGTATTTGTTTTGACAGTGGCGGCTTAGATCTTAAACCAGCCTCGGGCATGCGTTTAATGAAAAAAGATATGGGCGGTGCCGCGCATGTTTTAGGCTTAGCAAAGTTAATTATGGCCGCTGAGTTACCGGTTCGGCTCAGAGTGATCGTCGCAGCGGCTGAAAATGCGGTGAGCGGCAATGCTTTTCGCCCTGGTGATATCGTAAAAACACGCAAGGGTTTGACGGTCGAAATTGACAACACCGATGCAGAAGGGCGTTTAGTGTTGTGCGACGCTTTAGCCGAAGCCAGCGATGAGAACCCAGACTTGATCATCGATTTCGCTACCTTAACCGGTGCCGCCCGCGTTGCTTTAGGCTTAGAGGTTCCTGGTTTTTACTCAACGGATGATGCCTTCTCTGAGCAGTTACGTGTTGGCGCGATTCAGGCAGAAGACAGTATTTGGCAATTGCCGTTACATCAGGGCTACGCCGACTACATGAAAGGTTCGATCTCTGATCTGGTGAATGCTTCTCCTACACCTTACGGCGGCTCGATTACCGCGGCTTTGTTTTTACAGCATTTTGTTGCCAGCGATAATTGGGTGCATTTTGATGTTGGCGCATGGAATGATCGTGCCCGACCAGGTCGTCCAAAAGGTGGTGAAGCCATGGGTGTTAGGGCGGTTTTTAATGCGCTAGAGGCACGTTACTGCTAAGTGCCGTGCCACATCTGTCAGAGCATCACCGACGCAAACCAGTCAAGCATTGTCTGATTCGAAGGTTTCATCATCGAGTCCGGCAATGTCATTGACAGAACTTCCAGTGTTAGACATTGGGCAAAAAATATCGACCAATAGCGATCAATCTGACTACTTATCTGCGAAATGTCGACTAAACTTATTTGACTTTGAAGATCCTTGGTAACCCGATGTCCAGAATGATTCAAAAATATCTCAATCTAGCAAATCTTGTTAAATTCCTGATCTATCTGTTTATTGCAGTCATAATTATGGGGCTGTTGTTTATGGGTTCTCGTGGCGCCAGCGCGCCAGCACAGAGCAGCTCTACTCATAACCCGTTCATCCAGC
Proteins encoded in this window:
- a CDS encoding ABC transporter permease subunit codes for the protein MTLLARLTTGFLCLTLMLCGAGLYLHPGIGSPWLQYFDSWLVSIVQFSIWQAFLSAFFSVLIATPIAWFLSRQAFRFQWVLKSLFNLFFIMPTLIIILAVVAAYSDWINVFSLKGILIAHLYINGPFAIRLIWQSLENISQEKYQLGRSIGFNQKQQFYWIELPVLLQAIKPVFLLIFIFCFSSFTIVLTLGGGPANTNLEVAVYQALKLDFDPKAAVLYALIHFLSTASIILLLGKRASFKMEYERLVKHIKPSSNHMQRLIIGVLLLVLLYPVTSLVAQAFSEPWIGSSRLLAALTTSFVIALFSAMLSILLSLGRAFSQQRRLNLLLDYGLNILPVMVITTGLFLLVLKLGIAFKVTHLLIIWVNALMTMPLLVPMLRNRVNVYQQRYAVIATAIGMPLATQFKYIYWPAIRGQIPWSVALAMVLSVGDLGVSAMVGSVNFVTLPILIYQAMGSYQMILASQLTLLLLVICALILLAAEWLGERKAHVKGR
- a CDS encoding ATP-binding cassette domain-containing protein encodes the protein MLKVDKLTIQRDAQSFCWDFQLAEGELLAVVGQSGVGKSTLISALLGFQLPSSGDLSWHGQPLTQLSVAQRPFGVLFQQDNIFEHLSVYQNIAFGLQTHGKLNAVEKQQLLSAAERFNLSSLLKKRASDLSGGEQQRVALARVFLQNKPILLLDEPFSSLDPSLREEGMGWVQDMRKEQNSAVILVTHHLSEIEHKVSAVLHGHSADSWLFTRLC
- a CDS encoding leucyl aminopeptidase family protein, with the translated sequence MINVQHGNQGIAIQVVTERHYDDWLDDQQLQTKNWLTFSGFKTPGYSLIPNSEGESSFVLVVVKDTQEASIWNFANLAVALPAGDYCFSGSPSQQANFALGWALAQYQFDRYLKSDNEQAVLYIENQSSYQQVQDQAEAVFLTRNLINTPAADMMPEHLSQQMQTLAEQYDAEFDELVGEQLLEQNYPTIHMVGRASVHDPRLLQLHWGDEDAPKLTLVGKGICFDSGGLDLKPASGMRLMKKDMGGAAHVLGLAKLIMAAELPVRLRVIVAAAENAVSGNAFRPGDIVKTRKGLTVEIDNTDAEGRLVLCDALAEASDENPDLIIDFATLTGAARVALGLEVPGFYSTDDAFSEQLRVGAIQAEDSIWQLPLHQGYADYMKGSISDLVNASPTPYGGSITAALFLQHFVASDNWVHFDVGAWNDRARPGRPKGGEAMGVRAVFNALEARYC